One Mycobacteroides abscessus ATCC 19977 genomic window carries:
- a CDS encoding MlaD family protein has protein sequence MASNSFETDGRGPSERLLLGTGAAMIVVAALVTGLMLLKSTGRLNDFVRVVADLNNVGDGLPQKSDVKYHGVLVGEVDGVTPASNGQPNFVHINLKPQYAKSIPSTATARVVPSNVFAVSSVQLVDRGPGAPIRAGAHIAEDTQLPTVLFQTTVSKLRDVLVATGRGRDDHSVGILAAVGAATDNRRVKLLTGGAQLNRLIAQLNDIVVTDTGPSTVKALLDATEGLKQTAPELIDSLHQAVKPMQTFVEKREQLTSLINGGLTTVGTTRQAFDNHTDQLIGITTELTPVIGTFANNASKFQTIFQKATQLGNKWFEEPWKPEVDTPNMRVNLSMTPGSTYTRADCPRYGDLKGPSCFTAPELVVRPDLPETLLPQNYKVPADLQPPRGTVVGPNGNLIAVGPPYVVPPGGPNLTDPNPPLPPWQPNPSPRVPGTADPDLLEPPPPPPPPIPAAPVAPGARDGGGAPIAPASFGGTVGPVGSQVERAQLSVITDKPASSATQLLLGPVVRGTTVSLAKEGSP, from the coding sequence ATGGCGTCGAATTCCTTTGAGACAGACGGTCGTGGCCCCTCTGAGCGACTCCTGTTGGGTACCGGTGCCGCCATGATCGTGGTGGCCGCACTGGTCACCGGGCTCATGCTGCTGAAATCCACCGGTCGTCTCAACGACTTCGTGCGCGTAGTTGCCGACCTCAACAATGTGGGTGACGGCCTGCCGCAGAAGTCCGACGTGAAGTATCACGGCGTTCTCGTCGGCGAGGTCGATGGAGTCACCCCCGCCTCCAACGGTCAGCCCAACTTCGTACACATCAACCTCAAGCCGCAGTACGCCAAATCCATTCCCAGCACCGCCACTGCCCGCGTAGTTCCGAGCAACGTCTTCGCGGTCTCCTCGGTGCAGCTGGTGGATCGCGGTCCGGGCGCTCCCATTCGTGCGGGTGCGCATATCGCCGAGGACACCCAACTGCCGACCGTGCTGTTCCAGACCACGGTGAGCAAGCTGCGCGACGTTCTGGTCGCCACGGGCCGCGGCCGAGACGACCACTCCGTCGGCATCCTGGCGGCCGTCGGCGCCGCGACCGACAACCGCCGCGTCAAGCTGCTTACCGGCGGTGCGCAGCTGAATCGCCTTATCGCCCAGCTCAATGACATCGTGGTGACCGACACCGGGCCGTCCACGGTAAAGGCTCTGCTCGATGCCACCGAGGGGCTCAAGCAGACGGCCCCCGAACTGATCGACTCGCTGCACCAGGCCGTCAAGCCGATGCAGACCTTCGTCGAGAAGCGCGAGCAACTGACCAGCCTGATCAACGGCGGCCTCACCACGGTGGGCACCACTCGTCAGGCCTTCGACAACCACACCGATCAGCTGATCGGCATCACCACCGAGCTCACCCCCGTCATCGGCACCTTCGCGAACAACGCGTCCAAGTTCCAGACGATCTTCCAGAAGGCAACACAGCTGGGAAACAAGTGGTTCGAGGAACCATGGAAGCCGGAAGTGGACACTCCCAACATGCGGGTGAATCTGTCCATGACACCCGGCTCCACCTACACCCGCGCGGACTGCCCCCGATACGGGGATCTCAAGGGACCGAGCTGCTTCACCGCTCCCGAGCTCGTGGTGCGGCCCGACCTGCCGGAAACACTGCTGCCGCAGAACTACAAGGTGCCGGCGGATCTGCAGCCGCCGCGCGGGACCGTGGTGGGGCCCAACGGAAACCTCATAGCCGTGGGACCCCCGTATGTCGTACCGCCGGGCGGACCGAACCTGACAGATCCGAACCCGCCTCTGCCGCCGTGGCAGCCGAATCCGTCGCCGCGCGTTCCCGGGACGGCCGATCCCGATCTGCTCGAACCACCGCCGCCCCCGCCCCCGCCGATCCCCGCCGCGCCGGTAGCCCCCGGGGCGCGCGACGGCGGCGGCGCACCGATCGCGCCCGCCTCGTTCGGCGGCACGGTAGGCCCGGTGGGCAGCCAGGTCGAACGTGCTCAGCTCAGTGTCATCACCGATAAGCCGGCCAGCTCCGCCACACAGCTGCTGCTCGGCCCGGTCGTGCGAGGCACCACGGTCTCGCTCGCGAAGGAAGGATCCCCATGA
- a CDS encoding MlaD family protein: MAIRKRLAAVGAATAIALSGCATNGLGDLPLPAPGVGTGGYHLTALFSNILNLPNNAKVKLAGADVGQVDDMRVSNYTAITTLRILDGVRLPKGSTAELRSATPLGDVFVSIRPPAGAPSDGPILKEGDTIGLDETTAAATVESVLSSAALVSNGGAVRNLTNVINGFGKATGDQGQAFGDLIKDSNRLLGTLNTRSAQISEALTQTAQLADQLDTKNQTLTDIVKEADPATETLAANTAQLSQLVLQIGATTKQLEKFPSIAGTDTSGHSIIKDANTIAKAWNDVAQDPTVDINALNRQFASLIKITPSDTISVRVSIDRLILGSIPDAGFKGDVGSHGPKRYNWAQLVGSFKYTLWRLQERVVGKGVYGEDVPMRPSPTEPGVIERVPGPPPGAPVPPPPGQAVPAAAPAETTTPTPAPAPPPGPAPGPAVMGQ, from the coding sequence ATGGCTATACGTAAGCGGCTGGCGGCCGTGGGCGCCGCGACTGCCATCGCCCTGTCGGGCTGTGCGACCAACGGTCTGGGTGACCTCCCGCTGCCCGCCCCGGGCGTTGGCACCGGCGGCTACCACCTCACGGCGCTGTTCTCGAACATCCTGAACCTGCCCAACAATGCGAAGGTGAAGCTGGCCGGCGCCGACGTCGGCCAGGTCGATGACATGCGAGTGAGCAACTACACCGCCATCACCACGTTGCGCATTCTGGACGGGGTTCGCCTGCCCAAGGGCAGCACCGCCGAGCTGCGTTCGGCGACCCCGCTGGGCGACGTCTTCGTCTCGATCAGGCCCCCCGCGGGTGCACCGTCAGATGGGCCGATCCTCAAGGAGGGCGACACCATCGGCCTGGACGAGACGACGGCCGCCGCGACGGTGGAATCGGTGCTGAGCTCGGCCGCGCTCGTCTCCAACGGCGGAGCGGTGCGCAATCTGACCAATGTCATCAACGGTTTCGGCAAGGCCACCGGCGATCAAGGCCAGGCCTTCGGCGACCTCATCAAAGACTCCAATCGCCTACTGGGAACATTGAATACGCGATCCGCGCAGATCTCGGAGGCACTCACACAGACCGCGCAGCTGGCTGACCAGCTCGACACCAAGAACCAGACCCTGACGGACATCGTGAAGGAAGCCGACCCAGCCACCGAGACTCTCGCGGCCAACACCGCGCAGCTCTCCCAGTTGGTTTTGCAGATCGGCGCCACCACCAAACAATTGGAGAAGTTCCCGTCGATCGCGGGTACCGATACCAGCGGCCATAGCATCATCAAGGACGCGAACACCATCGCCAAGGCGTGGAACGATGTCGCGCAGGACCCAACCGTCGACATCAATGCGCTCAACCGACAATTCGCATCCCTCATCAAGATCACTCCGAGTGACACGATCTCCGTGCGGGTGAGCATTGATCGACTGATACTGGGCTCGATCCCGGATGCGGGTTTCAAGGGTGATGTGGGTTCGCACGGTCCCAAGCGCTACAACTGGGCCCAGCTGGTCGGCTCCTTCAAGTACACGTTGTGGCGGCTGCAGGAACGTGTCGTAGGCAAGGGCGTGTACGGCGAGGACGTCCCGATGCGACCGAGCCCGACCGAGCCGGGCGTGATCGAGCGCGTTCCCGGACCACCGCCGGGCGCCCCGGTGCCCCCGCCACCGGGGCAGGCAGTTCCCGCTGCTGCCCCCGCAGAGACGACAACGCCCACACCGGCGCCCGCTCCTCCACCGGGGCCCGCCCCCGGGCCGGCGGTGATGGGCCAATGA
- a CDS encoding MlaE family ABC transporter permease, with product MTASTYVPPIARPFVGIYNRVQKPVTRLGHMVAFFFRAIAGVPIVLRHYWKEFLRHLSDIAWGNGSLVVGGGTAGVMIVLGVIAGGLVAIEGYNFLDLLGLGPATGIISSLVNTRELAPIMAAIAFATQAGCRFTAQLGAMRISEEIDAMDSIAIRPIPYLVTTRLMAAIVVTIPLYVACLAVSYLSCQVMVGIMSGGSIGSYLHYFGIGVSGIDIVYSVIKAIIFVWIASTIQCYYGFYASGGPEGVGVAAGHAMRAAITLVIIINMLLTMALWSVDAGARLGG from the coding sequence GTGACCGCATCAACTTATGTACCCCCGATTGCACGGCCCTTCGTCGGCATCTACAACAGGGTCCAGAAACCGGTCACCCGGCTGGGCCACATGGTCGCGTTCTTCTTCCGGGCCATCGCCGGTGTTCCGATCGTGTTGCGCCACTACTGGAAAGAGTTCCTGCGGCACCTCTCCGATATCGCGTGGGGCAACGGCTCGCTCGTCGTGGGTGGCGGTACCGCCGGCGTCATGATCGTCCTCGGCGTCATCGCCGGTGGACTGGTGGCCATCGAGGGCTACAACTTCCTTGACCTGCTGGGCCTCGGACCGGCGACGGGCATCATCTCATCGCTGGTGAACACCCGCGAGCTGGCTCCGATCATGGCCGCGATCGCGTTCGCCACCCAGGCCGGCTGCCGCTTCACCGCCCAGCTCGGCGCCATGCGCATCTCCGAGGAGATCGACGCCATGGACTCCATCGCCATCCGGCCCATCCCCTATCTGGTGACCACACGGCTCATGGCCGCGATTGTCGTCACCATTCCGCTCTACGTCGCGTGCCTGGCCGTCAGCTACCTTTCCTGCCAGGTCATGGTGGGAATCATGAGCGGTGGATCGATCGGCTCATACCTGCATTACTTCGGTATCGGCGTCAGCGGAATCGACATCGTCTACTCGGTGATCAAGGCGATCATCTTCGTCTGGATCGCCTCGACCATCCAGTGCTACTACGGCTTCTACGCCAGCGGTGGCCCCGAGGGTGTGGGTGTTGCTGCCGGACATGCGATGCGTGCCGCCATCACCCTGGTGATCATCATCAACATGCTGCTCACCATGGCCCTCTGGAGCGTGGACGCCGGCGCCAGGCTGGGCGGCTAA
- a CDS encoding DUF3298 domain-containing protein: protein MAGTALVGAPLAGASAQSFCGELGGNFDGLYCHTVITSPRKADRDIKVAIPGDLVDNGTTGPTIRDYLRNLYNNWKAKGADMIQDSYGEENFQVFHHGNAMSVVFHEDYHANGPQTNNAYRTFTWDMSTGKRLQLVDILKPGLGLDAITPLAEPYLLEGFDRAAWAHSPGTYPFVPERWTPDKVYSGGYKAWALTPDELVIYMPDYPVAHDYPIDYTPGAQVWSMDGGTVEAHIPIGAVAPILRPGYGG from the coding sequence ATGGCGGGCACCGCGCTCGTCGGCGCACCATTGGCGGGGGCGTCGGCGCAGTCCTTCTGCGGTGAGCTCGGCGGCAATTTCGACGGGCTGTACTGCCATACGGTGATCACCTCGCCCCGCAAGGCCGACCGTGACATCAAGGTAGCCATCCCCGGAGATCTCGTCGACAACGGAACCACCGGACCGACCATCCGTGACTACCTGCGCAACCTGTACAACAACTGGAAAGCCAAGGGCGCTGACATGATTCAGGACAGCTATGGCGAAGAGAATTTCCAGGTGTTCCACCATGGCAACGCGATGTCAGTGGTCTTCCACGAGGACTATCACGCTAACGGTCCACAGACGAACAACGCGTACCGCACCTTCACCTGGGATATGTCCACCGGTAAGCGGCTGCAATTGGTGGACATCCTGAAGCCCGGCCTGGGACTGGATGCCATCACACCGCTGGCCGAGCCTTACCTCCTGGAGGGCTTCGACCGTGCCGCCTGGGCGCACAGCCCGGGCACCTACCCATTCGTCCCCGAACGCTGGACTCCCGACAAGGTGTACTCCGGCGGGTACAAGGCATGGGCCCTCACCCCGGATGAGCTCGTCATTTACATGCCGGATTACCCTGTGGCGCACGACTATCCGATCGACTACACCCCCGGCGCGCAGGTGTGGTCGATGGACGGCGGCACCGTCGAGGCCCACATCCCGATCGGTGCCGTAGCCCCGATTCTGCGTCCCGGATACGGCGGCTAG
- a CDS encoding MlaD family protein yields MKFRGPLIALTVFMAVALALTWLVYATLRRDVAGGTTSYSAIFTDVYGLRDGDDVRMAGVRVGRVEKIELVNNKQAKVDFVVQNDQKLYGNTLASVTYQNIVGQRYLGLSLGKTGDTNVLAGGSTIPVERTDPSFDVTTLLNGYEPLFSTLSPEQADNLTKGVIQSLQGDQASITSLVDQTSTLTKTFAGRDQVLGNVITSLSTVTGNLAQQNDSLDKAITNTRKVVADFDSRRPELVNSVGSLAQTMRRLSKITDEVYPSLDELITRQPGFAKHMVQIEPKLAFLGGNLPLLLKGLARITGDGAYGNAYICDLNITGFFPGLNDVVPIIVNAATPGNVAQHTPRCRNLANG; encoded by the coding sequence ATGAAGTTCCGTGGCCCGTTGATCGCGCTGACCGTCTTCATGGCGGTCGCGCTGGCGTTGACGTGGTTGGTGTACGCCACGCTGCGCCGCGACGTCGCCGGCGGCACCACGTCCTACTCGGCGATCTTCACCGATGTCTACGGCCTGCGCGACGGTGACGACGTGCGCATGGCCGGTGTACGCGTCGGACGCGTCGAGAAGATCGAGCTGGTCAACAACAAGCAAGCCAAGGTCGACTTCGTGGTCCAGAACGACCAGAAGCTCTACGGCAACACCCTGGCCTCGGTGACCTACCAAAACATCGTGGGTCAGCGGTATTTGGGCCTTTCGCTCGGTAAGACGGGCGACACCAATGTGCTTGCCGGCGGATCCACGATTCCGGTCGAACGGACCGACCCGTCCTTCGACGTGACGACGCTGCTCAATGGCTATGAGCCACTGTTCAGCACACTCTCACCCGAGCAGGCCGATAATCTCACCAAAGGTGTCATTCAGTCCCTGCAGGGCGATCAGGCCTCAATCACCTCCCTGGTTGACCAAACCTCAACACTGACAAAGACTTTCGCCGGGCGTGATCAAGTGCTGGGCAATGTGATCACCAGCCTGAGCACCGTGACGGGCAATCTGGCCCAGCAGAACGACAGCCTGGACAAGGCCATCACCAACACCCGGAAAGTGGTGGCGGACTTCGACTCTCGGCGGCCAGAACTGGTCAACTCGGTGGGCTCTCTGGCGCAGACCATGCGGCGTCTGTCGAAGATCACCGATGAGGTCTATCCGTCCCTCGACGAACTCATCACCCGCCAGCCCGGCTTCGCCAAGCACATGGTCCAGATCGAACCGAAGCTGGCGTTCCTCGGCGGCAACCTGCCGCTGCTTCTCAAGGGCCTGGCCCGCATCACCGGTGATGGCGCCTACGGCAATGCCTACATCTGCGATCTGAACATCACCGGCTTCTTCCCCGGGCTCAACGACGTGGTACCGATCATCGTCAACGCGGCCACGCCCGGCAACGTCGCCCAGCACACCCCACGATGCAGGAATTTGGCCAATGGCTGA
- a CDS encoding MlaD family protein yields the protein MINAIANGLVGSVRAAHRRKMLLSGIALAAVLLIAIGYLTVGALRVSPFSGTYRVKVQLPESGGLLPNQDVALRGVKIGTVQSLDITQQGVDAVAEIQSKYKIPVSAKVRVTGLSPAGEQYINFEGVSDQGPFLKDGAVISQGAQVPVTLAKLLADADGLLAQVDPKKLELIKKELSLSKEGPRKLTEIIDGGTFLLNTLDSVLPETTSILRSSRVVLTLASDKNSGIQATANELGRTLRGIDKMQNGYRTLVDRTPNTLHSVDNLFDDNSDTMVTLLGSLATASKLLYLRVPALNALFPNYRGSVFDALMSIMHEGGIWATADLYPRYVCDYPTPRLPGSAADYPEPFLYANYCADEDPAVLIRGAKNAPRPAGDDTAGPPMGADMGKKADPTPKGRFQVPTPYGGPTLPIEPPH from the coding sequence ATGATCAACGCCATCGCCAACGGCCTCGTCGGCTCCGTTCGGGCCGCACATCGCAGGAAGATGCTGCTTTCCGGCATCGCGCTGGCAGCCGTGCTACTGATCGCCATCGGCTATCTGACGGTCGGCGCCTTGCGCGTCAGCCCGTTCTCCGGCACCTACCGCGTCAAGGTTCAGCTCCCGGAATCCGGTGGTCTGTTGCCGAATCAGGATGTCGCGCTGCGCGGCGTCAAGATCGGCACGGTCCAGTCGCTGGATATCACCCAACAGGGCGTCGACGCCGTCGCCGAGATCCAGTCGAAGTACAAGATCCCCGTCTCGGCGAAGGTGCGCGTCACCGGTCTCTCGCCGGCCGGTGAGCAGTACATCAACTTCGAGGGCGTCTCGGATCAAGGACCATTCCTCAAGGACGGCGCGGTCATCTCCCAGGGCGCCCAGGTTCCCGTCACGCTGGCCAAGCTGCTCGCCGACGCCGACGGGCTGCTGGCCCAGGTGGACCCCAAGAAGCTCGAGCTCATCAAGAAGGAACTGAGTCTGAGCAAGGAAGGCCCGCGCAAGCTCACCGAGATCATCGATGGCGGCACCTTCCTGCTGAACACCCTCGACTCGGTGCTGCCCGAGACCACCAGCATCCTGCGGTCCAGCCGTGTGGTGCTGACCCTGGCCTCGGACAAGAACTCCGGCATCCAGGCCACCGCGAACGAACTGGGCCGCACACTGCGCGGTATCGACAAGATGCAGAACGGCTACCGCACGCTCGTCGACCGGACCCCCAACACCTTGCACTCGGTGGACAACCTGTTCGATGACAACTCGGACACCATGGTGACCCTATTGGGAAGTCTGGCGACCGCGTCTAAGCTGCTCTATCTGCGCGTTCCCGCGCTCAACGCGCTGTTCCCCAACTATCGCGGTTCGGTCTTCGACGCACTGATGAGCATCATGCACGAGGGCGGCATTTGGGCGACCGCCGATCTGTACCCGCGCTACGTGTGCGATTACCCGACGCCACGACTCCCGGGCTCAGCTGCCGACTACCCCGAACCGTTCTTGTACGCCAACTATTGCGCGGACGAGGACCCGGCCGTGCTGATCCGCGGCGCCAAGAATGCGCCGCGACCAGCAGGGGACGACACCGCGGGGCCGCCCATGGGGGCCGATATGGGCAAGAAGGCCGATCCGACACCGAAGGGCCGGTTCCAGGTACCGACCCCATATGGTGGACCGACATTGCCGATCGAACCCCCACATTGA
- a CDS encoding MCE family protein, which produces MNSKGAGKGRAIAVIATVAAVAAAIVGACVYYVKSQLDHITLTAQFDNASGLYESNVVAVLGMPVGKITKITPQSGYVDVEFTVDKDVKVPVDVQAVTLSTSILTDRQVELTPPYRGGPTLQDGDTIGLDKTKTPVEFDRVLGMLDKLSVSLKGDGNGQGPVSDIINAAAGVADGNGDKIKSGLDELSKALRLSSEGGVTTREQMTTIIKNVSSLFDAAAANDGKLREFSTTIHQLSNIIDDEALGTGNTGRQLNDLVTQAGDLLDANRDHIKQSILNGNTALKTVVDNQRELAETIDVAPLAVENLYNTVDQDNGSFRARFLTDKLLFESQTGKEICNLMGLRQLGCSTGTLQDYGPDFGLTYVLDGLAAMGQK; this is translated from the coding sequence ATGAACAGCAAGGGCGCTGGAAAAGGCAGAGCGATAGCCGTCATCGCAACCGTCGCGGCAGTGGCCGCGGCGATCGTGGGCGCGTGCGTCTACTACGTGAAATCGCAGCTGGACCACATCACGCTGACCGCCCAGTTCGACAACGCCTCGGGTCTTTACGAATCGAATGTGGTTGCGGTGCTGGGCATGCCGGTCGGCAAGATCACAAAGATCACGCCGCAATCGGGATATGTCGATGTCGAATTCACCGTCGACAAGGACGTCAAGGTGCCCGTCGACGTGCAGGCTGTCACGCTGTCCACCTCGATCCTGACCGACCGCCAGGTCGAGCTGACCCCTCCCTACCGTGGCGGTCCGACACTCCAGGACGGCGACACCATCGGGCTGGACAAGACCAAGACGCCGGTCGAGTTCGACCGTGTGCTGGGCATGCTCGACAAGTTGTCGGTATCACTCAAGGGCGACGGCAACGGTCAGGGACCGGTCAGCGACATCATCAACGCGGCCGCCGGTGTCGCCGACGGCAATGGCGACAAGATCAAGTCGGGGCTCGACGAGCTGTCGAAGGCACTGCGGCTCAGTTCGGAAGGCGGCGTGACCACCCGCGAGCAGATGACCACCATCATCAAGAACGTCAGTTCGCTCTTCGACGCCGCGGCCGCCAACGACGGGAAGCTGCGCGAATTCTCCACCACCATCCATCAATTGAGCAACATCATCGACGACGAGGCCCTGGGCACCGGCAACACCGGGCGCCAACTCAACGATCTGGTCACGCAAGCCGGCGACCTCCTGGATGCCAACCGCGACCACATCAAACAATCCATACTCAACGGCAACACCGCCCTCAAGACCGTGGTCGACAACCAACGCGAGCTGGCGGAAACTATCGACGTCGCGCCGCTGGCCGTGGAGAACCTGTACAACACGGTGGATCAAGACAACGGTTCTTTTCGCGCACGGTTTCTCACCGACAAGCTGCTGTTCGAGAGCCAGACCGGCAAGGAGATCTGCAACCTGATGGGTCTGCGCCAGCTGGGTTGCAGCACAGGCACGTTGCAGGACTACGGTCCCGACTTCGGCCTCACCTACGTGCTCGACGGGCTCGCGGCGATGGGACAAAAGTGA
- a CDS encoding MlaD family protein, protein MAEQSRWQKIKSRPVETYNKTWLGFIAIAVIGALVGGMLLVKAIGFGYTTYTAEFAQAASLRAGQPITVAGIPMGTVTSMKLVGDHVEAKLSVSDDVKLGKDTKAAIRVTTILGSRYLDLQPEGPGSLPNKTIDLAHTEVPYDLQATLRDATNTFDQVDFDKVAQSLSILGKQLDGLPEVVPQAMQNIQTLSQIIAERRDQLGTLLKSSEKVTNTLRHQQQGIGTLINQGQNLIGEFVVRRGTFHAMMQSLTNLVQQLSKITIKDRPQLDEMLRTLHQLTDMLGQHDDLLRNILQITPVTLRGVANATGTGNAIEFNAPNGLAVDSWMCAISGRAKQFGMIQYFKDCK, encoded by the coding sequence ATGGCTGAGCAATCACGATGGCAGAAAATCAAGAGCAGGCCGGTCGAGACCTATAACAAGACCTGGCTGGGGTTCATCGCTATCGCGGTGATCGGCGCCCTGGTGGGCGGAATGCTGCTGGTGAAGGCGATCGGTTTCGGCTACACCACCTACACCGCGGAGTTCGCGCAGGCCGCATCGCTGCGGGCGGGCCAGCCCATCACGGTAGCGGGCATTCCGATGGGAACGGTCACCAGCATGAAGCTGGTCGGCGATCACGTCGAGGCCAAGCTCTCGGTAAGCGATGACGTCAAACTGGGCAAGGACACCAAGGCCGCCATCCGGGTGACCACCATCCTGGGATCGCGGTACCTGGACCTGCAGCCCGAGGGCCCCGGATCGTTGCCCAACAAGACCATCGACCTGGCGCACACGGAAGTCCCCTACGACCTGCAGGCGACTCTCAGGGACGCGACGAACACCTTCGATCAGGTCGACTTCGACAAGGTGGCGCAATCGCTGAGCATCCTGGGCAAGCAGCTCGATGGGCTGCCCGAGGTGGTTCCGCAGGCCATGCAGAATATCCAGACGCTCTCGCAGATCATCGCCGAACGGCGCGATCAGCTCGGCACACTCTTGAAGAGCTCCGAGAAAGTCACCAACACCCTGCGCCACCAGCAGCAGGGCATCGGAACCCTGATCAACCAGGGACAGAACCTGATCGGTGAATTCGTGGTGCGCCGCGGCACCTTTCACGCCATGATGCAGTCGCTGACCAACCTGGTCCAACAACTCAGCAAGATCACCATCAAGGACCGCCCGCAGCTCGATGAGATGCTCAGAACCCTGCACCAACTCACCGACATGCTCGGCCAGCATGACGACCTGCTACGCAACATCCTGCAGATCACACCGGTCACGTTGCGTGGTGTCGCGAACGCCACGGGTACCGGCAACGCCATCGAGTTCAACGCACCCAACGGTCTGGCGGTCGACTCCTGGATGTGCGCAATCAGTGGACGCGCCAAGCAATTCGGCATGATCCAATACTTCAAGGACTGCAAGTGA
- a CDS encoding MlaE family ABC transporter permease yields the protein MTTQDERRATNDGVAAIQDWTTGYVKRHPLESLKTVGEQFMLGVRTIQWFFVDLFTGNFQWQEFVRQGAFQAGTAVVPVILVTLPIGVTLSIQFALLAGQVGATSLAGAASGIAIIRQAASLVAALLMSAAVGSAITADLGSRTMREETDAMEVMGVSVIRRLVVPRFAAAIMIGIALTGVVCFVGFLGAYLFNVYWQNGAPGSFVTTFSAFATPGDMILALIKAVIYGAIVAVVACQKGLSTKGGPIGVANSVNAAVVESILLLMTVNLAISQLYIMMFPRTGL from the coding sequence ATGACGACACAAGACGAACGCCGCGCTACCAATGATGGCGTCGCGGCGATCCAGGACTGGACCACCGGGTACGTCAAACGTCACCCTCTGGAATCACTCAAGACAGTCGGCGAGCAGTTCATGCTCGGCGTGCGCACCATCCAATGGTTCTTCGTCGATCTGTTCACCGGAAACTTCCAGTGGCAGGAATTCGTGCGGCAGGGCGCCTTCCAGGCAGGCACTGCCGTCGTCCCGGTCATTCTGGTCACGCTGCCCATCGGCGTCACACTCTCGATCCAGTTCGCCCTGCTTGCGGGCCAGGTCGGTGCGACCTCGCTGGCAGGCGCCGCCAGTGGCATCGCCATCATCAGGCAGGCCGCCTCCCTGGTGGCCGCCCTGCTCATGTCGGCCGCTGTGGGTTCGGCCATCACCGCCGACCTCGGCTCACGCACCATGCGGGAAGAGACGGACGCCATGGAGGTCATGGGCGTCTCGGTGATCCGGCGGCTCGTCGTCCCCCGCTTCGCCGCCGCCATCATGATCGGCATCGCGCTGACCGGTGTCGTCTGCTTCGTCGGCTTCCTCGGCGCATACCTATTCAATGTGTATTGGCAGAACGGCGCCCCGGGCAGCTTCGTCACCACCTTCTCTGCCTTCGCCACCCCCGGCGACATGATCCTGGCCCTGATCAAGGCCGTCATCTACGGCGCGATCGTGGCGGTGGTGGCCTGCCAGAAGGGTCTGTCCACCAAGGGCGGCCCGATCGGCGTCGCCAACTCCGTCAACGCGGCCGTCGTCGAATCGATCCTGCTGCTGATGACGGTGAACCTGGCCATCAGCCAGCTGTACATCATGATGTTCCCGCGGACGGGGCTGTGA